One genomic window of Methanomassiliicoccus sp. includes the following:
- a CDS encoding transketolase, giving the protein MLEAKANILRRHVIKMTYAAQSGHPGGSLSYADIITALFFKIMRFRPQEPMWEGRDKFVLSKGHAAPVYYAALAEAGYFPVDDLLSLRKLGSYLQGHPCRMKTPGVEISTGSLGQGLSVANGMGLAAKLDRRSSRIYCLLGDGELQEGQNWEAAMLASHYKLDNVTAFVDRNKMQIDGPTEQVMSLEPLVDKWKAFGWNVIEINGHDMRQILDACEKAAGVMGRPTMIIAHTIKGKGVSFMEGAVAFHGKAPNAEEYRIALRELGENI; this is encoded by the coding sequence ATGTTGGAGGCCAAAGCTAATATCCTCCGCCGCCACGTCATCAAGATGACCTACGCCGCACAGTCCGGCCATCCTGGGGGGTCCCTCTCTTACGCGGACATCATCACCGCTCTGTTCTTCAAGATCATGCGCTTCCGTCCCCAGGAACCCATGTGGGAGGGGCGCGATAAGTTCGTCCTCTCCAAGGGCCACGCCGCGCCTGTTTACTACGCGGCCTTGGCGGAGGCTGGTTACTTTCCGGTGGACGACCTCCTCTCCCTGCGCAAGCTTGGTTCCTATCTTCAAGGGCATCCCTGCCGCATGAAGACGCCGGGGGTGGAGATCTCCACGGGGTCCTTGGGCCAGGGGCTCAGCGTCGCCAACGGGATGGGATTGGCCGCGAAGCTGGACCGCCGGTCGTCACGCATCTACTGCCTTCTCGGAGATGGGGAACTTCAAGAGGGACAGAACTGGGAGGCGGCGATGCTGGCATCGCATTACAAGCTTGACAACGTGACCGCCTTCGTGGACCGCAACAAGATGCAGATCGACGGGCCCACCGAGCAGGTCATGTCCCTGGAGCCTCTGGTCGACAAATGGAAGGCCTTCGGATGGAACGTCATCGAGATCAATGGGCATGACATGAGGCAGATCCTGGATGCCTGCGAGAAGGCCGCCGGGGTCATGGGACGTCCGACGATGATCATCGCCCACACCATCAAGGGGAAGGGCGTGTCCTTCATGGAAGGGGCGGTGGCATTTCACGGGAAAGCGCCGAACGCCGAAGAGTATCGCATCGCCCTTCGCGAGCTGGGGGAGAACATATGA
- a CDS encoding transketolase family protein, with protein sequence MKWVYTSQRKEYANALLDIGQKRTDVVVLDADLSSSTRTSEFAKKFPERFFNVGIAEQNLMGTAAGLAVSGKTVFASTFAVFATGRCWDQIRQSIAYPNSNVKIVATHAGITVGGDGASHQALEDIALMRTLPNMYVIVPADGVEAYKAVKAVAEHVGPCYVRLGRSDVPMVTAIDSPFEIGKATILREGSDVSLVSCGQMVAVCLDAAEALQEKGISAEVVNMSTVKPLDAQTLLRSVRKTGCVVTAEEHSVRSGLGSAVACVLAQHHPAPMKMVGTPDCFGESGESAELMCRYGLTADEVTSSAEEVIGRKIT encoded by the coding sequence ATGAAGTGGGTGTACACCAGCCAGAGGAAGGAGTATGCCAACGCCCTGCTGGACATAGGGCAGAAGCGCACTGACGTGGTGGTATTGGATGCGGACCTGTCATCCTCCACCAGGACCTCGGAGTTCGCGAAGAAGTTCCCCGAGCGTTTCTTCAATGTGGGCATCGCGGAGCAGAATCTAATGGGGACCGCGGCCGGCCTCGCCGTATCCGGCAAGACCGTTTTCGCCTCCACCTTCGCCGTCTTCGCCACCGGCAGATGCTGGGACCAGATCCGGCAGTCCATCGCCTATCCAAACTCCAACGTGAAGATCGTGGCAACCCACGCGGGCATCACAGTGGGGGGCGATGGGGCCTCGCACCAGGCCCTGGAGGACATTGCCCTGATGCGGACCTTGCCAAATATGTACGTGATCGTCCCCGCCGACGGCGTGGAGGCGTACAAGGCGGTGAAGGCCGTGGCCGAGCACGTCGGTCCCTGCTATGTACGCCTGGGTAGATCGGACGTGCCCATGGTGACCGCGATCGACTCTCCGTTCGAGATCGGCAAGGCCACCATACTGCGTGAGGGTTCAGATGTCTCCCTTGTAAGCTGCGGGCAGATGGTGGCGGTCTGCCTGGACGCCGCCGAGGCGCTCCAGGAGAAGGGCATATCGGCCGAAGTGGTCAACATGTCTACGGTCAAGCCCCTGGACGCTCAGACCCTCCTCCGCTCTGTACGCAAGACGGGGTGCGTTGTCACCGCAGAGGAGCACTCGGTGAGGTCTGGACTGGGAAGCGCGGTCGCATGCGTGTTGGCCCAGCATCATCCTGCCCCCATGAAGATGGTGGGAACGCCGGACTGCTTCGGAGAGTCGGGGGAGAGCGCGGAGCTTATGTGCCGCTACGGCCTCACCGCCGACGAGGTCACCTCCTCTGCCGAGGAGGTCATCGGGAGAAAGATAACATGA
- the fsa gene encoding fructose-6-phosphate aldolase encodes MKIFIDTANLDKIMEVNSWGILDGVTTNPSLVAKENTDFETLVKEICKIVDGPISAEVMSTKAADMVAEARKLAKIHSNIVIKVPMTEEGLKATCTLATEDIKVNMTLVFSAAQALLAAKAGARYVSPFVGRLDDVGQDGMKLIAEIMNVLDNYDFDTEVIVASVRDPIHVVEAAQLGAHIATIPYDVLKKMFLHPLTDVGIKRFQDDWAKVPKK; translated from the coding sequence ATGAAGATATTCATCGACACTGCTAACTTGGACAAGATAATGGAGGTAAACAGCTGGGGCATCCTCGACGGAGTGACCACCAACCCCAGCCTCGTGGCCAAGGAGAACACCGACTTCGAGACCTTGGTCAAGGAGATATGCAAGATAGTGGACGGTCCCATCAGCGCGGAGGTCATGAGCACCAAGGCTGCTGACATGGTCGCTGAGGCCAGGAAGCTGGCCAAGATCCATTCCAACATCGTGATCAAGGTGCCCATGACCGAGGAGGGCCTCAAGGCCACCTGCACACTGGCGACGGAGGACATCAAGGTCAACATGACCCTCGTCTTCTCCGCTGCCCAAGCCCTGCTGGCCGCCAAGGCCGGGGCCAGGTACGTTTCCCCGTTCGTGGGACGCCTGGACGATGTAGGCCAGGACGGAATGAAGCTGATAGCGGAGATCATGAACGTCCTCGACAACTATGACTTTGACACCGAGGTCATCGTCGCATCCGTGAGAGACCCCATCCACGTCGTGGAGGCGGCCCAGTTGGGGGCCCACATCGCCACTATCCCCTACGATGTGCTCAAGAAGATGTTTCTTCACCCCCTCACTGACGTGGGCATCAAACGCTTCCAGGACGATTGGGCAAAGGTGCCCAAGAAGTGA
- a CDS encoding NAD(P)/FAD-dependent oxidoreductase: protein MDAEVVIIGGGPVGSTFAAQTASLTTVIVEEHEQIGAPVQCTGLVHPRVVEMAQAQSSVLNNISGFRLTFPGGRTMEVRSNDTKAVVIDRGKFDRHCSERAELEGADIITGREFVGFQREGRKMTLTLNGPDGLEKMTADLLVGADGYKSRVGEQAGLGTAKEHIRGVQVELDVRMEEQSLVEILVGKSVAPGFFAWILPCGDVTRVGLGVSQEGEAPNHYLNALLKKRGLDKVGRKNIISGIIPIGPPRKTYADNVLIVGDAAAQTKPVSGGGIYTGMRAAKWAALTAVDAVEEGDLSAKRLSEYDDRWRSDIGRELDRGLMIRKVFTNLTDKKLDDVGRMLDRDDAKEVLATGDIDYPSKLASPLLKAVPSLIKFSPQLIGSLIRKEQRVI, encoded by the coding sequence GTGGATGCTGAGGTTGTCATCATCGGCGGAGGGCCGGTGGGAAGCACGTTCGCGGCACAGACCGCCTCCCTGACCACGGTGATAGTGGAGGAGCACGAGCAGATCGGCGCTCCCGTTCAATGCACCGGATTAGTCCACCCGCGGGTTGTGGAGATGGCGCAGGCGCAGTCCTCGGTGCTGAATAACATCAGCGGGTTCCGCCTCACCTTCCCCGGCGGGAGGACCATGGAGGTGCGGTCCAACGATACCAAGGCCGTGGTGATCGACCGCGGCAAGTTCGACCGCCACTGCAGCGAGAGGGCGGAGCTGGAAGGGGCGGATATAATCACTGGAAGGGAGTTCGTGGGATTCCAGCGCGAGGGCCGTAAGATGACGCTCACCCTGAATGGCCCGGACGGACTGGAGAAGATGACCGCGGACCTTCTGGTGGGTGCCGACGGCTACAAGTCCCGAGTGGGCGAGCAAGCTGGACTGGGCACTGCCAAGGAGCATATCCGCGGTGTGCAGGTGGAGCTGGACGTGCGCATGGAGGAGCAGTCCCTGGTGGAGATCCTGGTCGGTAAGAGCGTTGCTCCAGGGTTCTTTGCATGGATCTTGCCCTGTGGCGATGTTACCCGAGTAGGATTGGGCGTCTCCCAGGAGGGCGAGGCCCCCAACCACTATCTCAACGCCCTGCTGAAGAAGCGGGGGCTGGACAAGGTAGGGCGCAAGAACATCATCTCTGGAATAATCCCAATTGGACCTCCGCGGAAGACCTATGCAGATAACGTTCTCATCGTCGGTGACGCCGCGGCCCAGACCAAGCCTGTCTCTGGCGGGGGCATCTACACCGGGATGCGGGCGGCGAAGTGGGCGGCCCTCACCGCGGTGGACGCAGTGGAGGAGGGGGACCTCAGCGCCAAGAGGCTTTCCGAATACGATGACCGTTGGAGATCGGACATCGGGAGGGAGCTGGACAGGGGACTAATGATCCGCAAGGTCTTCACCAACCTCACCGACAAGAAGCTGGACGATGTGGGAAGGATGCTCGACCGGGATGATGCCAAGGAGGTGCTGGCAACCGGAGACATCGACTACCCGTCGAAGCTGGCCTCGCCCCTCCTGAAGGCCGTACCGTCCTTGATCAAGTTCTCCCCTCAGCTCATAGGATCCTTGATAAGGAAAGAGCAAAGAGTGATATAA
- a CDS encoding class I SAM-dependent methyltransferase family protein, which yields MLLAKVPNGRAEAVRKVLFRKGLGRKDRRILREGGFIFIPLSAEPPTILREELGLELVEGETREKSCYRPPHDVIVERADIPDHLKELVPRHWEMLGDVLVLRLPEQLVPYRESLAATYASVLGARTVLRERSHIGGVYRIPDMEVLWGDGTETVHLENGILYKLDAARLMFSSGNIDEKLRMAALDCRGEIVVDMFAGIGYFTLPLALHARASKVISCEINPLAFHYLCENVQLNGLESVVEPVLGDNRDLPGKGIADRVVMGYVRTTAQHLCTAFRLVRKGGTIHYQDTFPLEVFPEMAWENLASAADGRSYEVRLMKEVKSYSPGVSHMVLDVAVLD from the coding sequence ATGCTCCTTGCCAAGGTGCCCAACGGTCGTGCTGAAGCGGTACGCAAGGTGCTTTTCCGCAAGGGGCTGGGACGTAAGGACCGCCGCATTCTCAGGGAGGGCGGCTTCATCTTCATACCCTTGTCTGCGGAGCCACCCACCATTCTTAGGGAGGAGCTGGGGCTGGAGCTCGTGGAAGGGGAGACCCGGGAGAAGAGCTGCTATCGCCCGCCCCACGATGTCATTGTGGAGAGGGCGGACATCCCCGATCATCTCAAAGAGCTGGTCCCGCGCCACTGGGAGATGTTAGGGGATGTCCTGGTCCTGCGCCTCCCGGAGCAGCTGGTCCCGTATCGTGAGAGCCTGGCCGCCACCTACGCCTCGGTGCTGGGGGCGAGGACGGTGCTTCGGGAGCGCTCACACATCGGGGGAGTGTACCGCATCCCCGACATGGAGGTCCTGTGGGGCGATGGGACCGAGACCGTCCACCTGGAGAACGGGATCCTGTATAAGCTGGATGCTGCCCGCTTGATGTTCTCCTCCGGGAACATCGATGAGAAGCTACGAATGGCCGCCCTGGACTGCAGGGGCGAGATCGTTGTGGACATGTTCGCCGGAATAGGTTATTTCACCCTGCCCCTGGCCTTGCACGCCCGGGCCTCCAAGGTCATCTCCTGCGAGATCAACCCCCTGGCATTCCATTACCTGTGCGAGAACGTCCAGCTCAACGGGCTGGAGAGCGTTGTGGAGCCAGTACTGGGCGATAACCGGGACCTCCCGGGCAAAGGCATAGCGGACCGGGTGGTCATGGGTTACGTTCGCACTACGGCGCAACACCTGTGCACCGCCTTCCGGCTGGTGCGGAAGGGAGGTACGATACACTATCAGGACACGTTCCCCCTGGAGGTGTTCCCGGAGATGGCATGGGAGAACCTGGCCTCGGCGGCTGATGGACGCAGCTACGAGGTTCGCCTCATGAAGGAGGTCAAGTCGTACTCCCCCGGGGTGTCCCACATGGTCCTGGACGTCGCGGTGCTGGATTAG
- a CDS encoding DUF835 domain-containing protein: protein MPEGRDFYRGLVKGYEVGLNKAWDDLIGLTTKGFSPREIQVMAKSKRQNINTAVRQLRLEIEEETGFDMTGRSSVNRASGSVDNGNAYLIEVTAITQALSVVNELTSDGTDALCILRSFPGNFQGMMNNSVGCAWLTKYEGTNYDSFPVFSGSAMESMVTEIRNFMKEGPGRIVLLEGIEYLIIQNDLVKVLKFLQTIVDQTVLTKGILLLAIYPHALEDRVLNNLRCNIGSVLRTRSPGENDLNR, encoded by the coding sequence TTGCCGGAAGGGAGAGACTTCTATCGCGGTTTGGTCAAAGGATATGAGGTAGGGCTGAACAAGGCCTGGGACGACCTCATCGGACTGACCACCAAGGGCTTCAGCCCTAGAGAGATCCAAGTGATGGCCAAGAGCAAGCGCCAGAACATAAATACGGCCGTCAGACAGCTGCGGTTGGAGATAGAGGAGGAGACCGGCTTTGACATGACCGGGAGGTCCTCCGTAAACCGGGCCAGCGGCAGCGTGGATAACGGCAATGCCTACCTCATCGAGGTCACCGCCATCACCCAGGCCCTGAGCGTAGTGAACGAGCTGACCTCCGACGGCACCGACGCGCTGTGCATCCTCAGGAGCTTCCCGGGCAATTTCCAGGGAATGATGAACAACTCAGTAGGCTGCGCCTGGCTCACAAAGTACGAGGGCACCAACTACGATTCCTTCCCCGTTTTCTCAGGTTCTGCCATGGAGAGCATGGTGACGGAGATACGCAACTTCATGAAGGAAGGGCCGGGGCGGATAGTCCTCTTGGAGGGCATCGAGTACCTCATAATCCAGAACGATCTGGTGAAGGTGCTGAAGTTCCTCCAGACCATCGTGGACCAGACCGTGCTGACAAAGGGCATCCTTCTCCTGGCCATCTATCCCCATGCCCTGGAGGACCGGGTCCTCAACAACCTCCGCTGCAACATCGGTTCGGTTCTGCGAACCCGCTCACCGGGCGAGAACGATCTCAATCGATGA
- the albA gene encoding DNA-binding protein Alba, producing MAEDNIVFIGRKDTMDYVTAVLTQFKSGSDEVIIRARGKAISRAVDVAEIVRHRFIREAIVKDVRIGTEALVSEQGERTNVSSIEIVLAR from the coding sequence ATGGCCGAGGACAACATCGTGTTCATCGGCAGGAAGGATACGATGGACTACGTTACCGCGGTCCTCACCCAGTTCAAGTCAGGCTCCGATGAGGTCATCATCCGTGCGCGGGGCAAGGCCATAAGCCGCGCCGTGGACGTGGCGGAGATAGTGCGCCATAGGTTCATCAGGGAGGCTATCGTTAAGGATGTACGAATCGGCACCGAGGCCCTGGTCTCGGAGCAGGGAGAGAGGACCAACGTCTCATCGATTGAGATCGTTCTCGCCCGGTGA
- a CDS encoding Glu/Leu/Phe/Val dehydrogenase translates to MSRSNPYQVAVDQVRSAATALKLDEGTVDILVRSRRELVINFPVKMDDGSLRVFTGYRVQHNNARGPYKGGIRYHPTVSLEEMRALAMWMTWKCAVVGIPFGGAKGGVMCDPKQLSRSELERMTRRFAWELSPVIGPHVDIPAPDVYTNAQTMSWIMDAYSANVGHSVPAVVTGKPVSLGGSEGREEATSRGLMNCLREALRSRKLSPQGSTVAVQGFGNVGRNAARLLRDELGMKVLAVSDSTGGIYDPSGLDIKKVTEHKEATGSVMDLPSATNITNEELLELECTVLVPAALGEVITEQNADEIKASLVVEGANGPTLPEADRILFEKGCMLIPDVLANAGGATASYFEWVQDLQYQFWTRSEVNQRLDRTMTSAFGRVLTSSLNEGTDMRSAAYLLAVREVVTAMELRGIYP, encoded by the coding sequence ATGAGCAGGTCCAACCCGTATCAGGTAGCGGTCGACCAGGTAAGGAGTGCGGCTACTGCATTGAAGCTCGATGAAGGTACCGTGGATATCCTGGTGAGGTCACGGCGGGAGCTTGTGATCAACTTCCCTGTGAAGATGGATGACGGCTCGCTAAGGGTCTTCACCGGTTACCGGGTGCAGCACAACAACGCCAGGGGCCCCTACAAGGGAGGGATACGATACCATCCCACCGTCTCCCTGGAGGAGATGAGGGCACTGGCCATGTGGATGACGTGGAAGTGCGCGGTGGTGGGCATACCCTTCGGAGGGGCCAAAGGGGGAGTGATGTGCGACCCCAAGCAACTTAGCAGGTCGGAGTTGGAGCGCATGACCAGGCGTTTCGCATGGGAGCTGTCGCCGGTGATAGGCCCGCACGTGGATATCCCCGCGCCAGATGTTTACACCAACGCCCAGACCATGTCCTGGATCATGGATGCCTACTCCGCCAACGTAGGCCATTCCGTCCCCGCGGTGGTCACTGGCAAGCCTGTCTCCCTGGGCGGCTCGGAGGGCCGGGAGGAGGCGACGTCACGCGGTCTCATGAACTGCCTCCGAGAGGCCCTGCGTTCCCGAAAGCTCTCACCTCAGGGCTCCACCGTGGCCGTGCAGGGCTTCGGCAACGTAGGAAGGAACGCCGCCCGCCTTCTGCGGGATGAACTAGGCATGAAGGTGCTGGCCGTATCCGACTCCACCGGCGGCATCTACGACCCTTCGGGGCTGGACATCAAGAAGGTGACCGAACACAAGGAGGCCACCGGCTCCGTGATGGACCTCCCCTCCGCGACCAACATCACCAACGAGGAGCTGCTGGAGCTGGAATGCACGGTCCTGGTACCTGCGGCATTGGGAGAGGTGATAACCGAGCAAAACGCCGATGAGATCAAGGCGAGCCTGGTGGTCGAAGGGGCCAACGGCCCCACGCTGCCCGAGGCCGACAGGATACTCTTCGAGAAGGGATGTATGCTTATACCCGATGTTCTCGCGAACGCGGGAGGGGCCACCGCATCCTACTTTGAGTGGGTGCAGGACCTGCAGTATCAGTTCTGGACCCGCTCCGAGGTCAACCAGCGGCTGGACCGGACAATGACCTCGGCCTTTGGACGAGTTCTGACCAGCTCCCTGAACGAGGGCACTGATATGAGGTCCGCGGCCTATTTGCTAGCGGTGCGGGAGGTCGTGACCGCGATGGAGCTAAGGGGGATATACCCCTGA
- the polX gene encoding DNA polymerase/3'-5' exonuclease PolX, which produces MNNAEIADLLHEFADLMDLKGDVFKRNAYRRAAQNVLELDGDITSYYREGRLESIPGVGESIAKKIAEVLETGRSPELEDLQAQYPPGLIELTQVPDLGPKKALRLYRELGIQDLAGLKQAALEHRIRRLEGFGERSEKKILQGIELVERNSGRMLLGDALPIGLAVESYLRQNGIEHVSVAGSLRRRKETIGDIDIVVGSDLPLEAMRLFASYPRRDAVILQGPTRSSIRLEDGTQVDLRVVPISDYGATLLYFTGSKEHTVELRRMAIQMGYKLNEYGLFRKDDGSVVAREEKDIYRALGLDLVPPELREMRGEIEAAKDGRLPDLLRSEDVRGDLHVHTVMSDGHATMRQLAQEAKRLGYEYLGLTDHSSSLRIAHGLSAEDLLDSVEEARQVSEEEGIVVLRGSEVDILEDGSLDYPREVLSQLDFVIASVHSLFHMPEEEMTERVLRAISDPEVNILGHPTGRLLGRREAYKIDLERVMEHAHHQGVALELNGYPYRLDLNDLNSRKAKERGVKLSIGTDAHALEDLNHMSLAVGTARRGWLEKQDVINTLSLAQIRRFFERGSS; this is translated from the coding sequence ATGAACAACGCGGAGATCGCCGACCTGCTCCACGAGTTCGCTGACCTGATGGACCTGAAGGGGGATGTCTTCAAGCGAAACGCTTATCGGCGTGCCGCGCAGAACGTCCTGGAGCTCGACGGGGACATCACGTCATACTACCGGGAGGGAAGGCTGGAAAGCATCCCCGGGGTCGGGGAGTCCATCGCCAAGAAGATCGCCGAGGTCCTCGAGACCGGAAGATCACCGGAGCTGGAGGACCTCCAAGCGCAGTATCCTCCGGGACTGATCGAGCTTACCCAGGTGCCGGACCTCGGCCCCAAGAAGGCCCTGAGGCTGTACAGGGAGCTGGGTATACAGGACCTGGCGGGACTAAAGCAGGCGGCGCTGGAGCACCGCATCCGCCGGCTGGAGGGGTTCGGCGAGAGGTCCGAGAAGAAGATCCTGCAGGGCATCGAGCTGGTCGAGCGGAATAGCGGCCGCATGCTGCTGGGTGACGCCCTCCCCATCGGCCTGGCGGTGGAATCCTACCTCAGGCAGAACGGCATCGAGCATGTAAGCGTGGCCGGCAGCCTCCGCCGTAGGAAGGAGACCATAGGTGACATCGACATCGTCGTGGGCAGCGACCTTCCCCTCGAGGCCATGAGGCTATTCGCATCCTACCCGCGGCGGGATGCGGTGATACTGCAGGGGCCCACGCGTTCCAGCATTCGCCTCGAGGACGGGACACAGGTGGACCTGCGGGTAGTGCCCATTTCCGACTACGGCGCCACCCTCTTGTACTTCACCGGCTCCAAGGAGCATACCGTGGAGCTGCGGAGGATGGCCATCCAGATGGGGTACAAGCTCAACGAGTACGGGCTCTTCCGCAAGGACGATGGCTCGGTGGTGGCAAGGGAGGAGAAGGACATATACCGAGCTCTGGGGCTGGACCTGGTCCCTCCGGAGTTGCGGGAGATGAGGGGGGAGATAGAGGCAGCGAAGGACGGCCGGCTCCCGGACCTCCTGAGGTCCGAGGACGTCCGCGGAGACCTCCACGTGCACACCGTGATGAGCGACGGTCATGCCACCATGCGTCAGCTGGCCCAGGAGGCCAAGCGGCTAGGGTACGAGTACTTAGGCCTCACCGACCATAGCTCGTCCCTGCGAATCGCCCATGGCCTGAGCGCAGAGGACCTCCTGGACTCGGTGGAAGAGGCACGCCAGGTGTCGGAGGAGGAGGGCATTGTGGTACTGCGTGGCTCCGAGGTGGACATACTTGAGGACGGATCGCTGGATTACCCTCGGGAGGTCCTGTCCCAGCTGGACTTCGTGATCGCCTCGGTGCATTCCCTCTTCCATATGCCTGAGGAGGAGATGACGGAACGTGTCCTCCGGGCTATTAGCGATCCAGAGGTGAACATTCTGGGCCATCCCACGGGAAGGCTCCTCGGGCGCAGGGAGGCTTACAAGATCGACCTGGAGCGCGTGATGGAACATGCTCACCATCAGGGTGTGGCCCTGGAGCTGAACGGATATCCGTACCGGCTGGACCTCAACGACCTGAACAGCAGGAAGGCCAAAGAGCGCGGGGTGAAGCTCTCCATCGGCACGGACGCCCACGCCCTGGAGGACCTGAACCATATGTCACTGGCAGTGGGGACGGCACGAAGGGGATGGTTGGAGAAGCAGGATGTGATCAACACCCTCTCCCTGGCCCAGATCAGAAGGTTCTTCGAAAGAGGCAGCAGCTAA
- a CDS encoding ribose 1,5-bisphosphate isomerase, translating to MSCRVFSVDRDGEALGVIEIADSIKSMEIRGAGLIARSAAEALRQQAEEYRGEDVEELRRRLEQGRRSLIDSRPTAISLWNAVQATLRGASRARDAEELRSLVISNAERFIERSGKAVETIGRIGSHRIRSGMTVLTHCNSKAALGVIKAAHAQGKDINVYATESRPWRQGLLTVRDLSEAGIGSTLIIDSAVRWIMKEVDVVVVGADTICSNGALINKIGTSQVALAADEARVPFIVCAETYKFSPKTVLGEMVEIEERDANEIIDPRQLPAGVKVRNPVFDSTPAEHIDSIVTEIGLISPYAAYEVIVKELGQESIFEANEE from the coding sequence ATGTCATGCCGAGTGTTTAGTGTGGACCGGGACGGTGAAGCGTTGGGTGTGATCGAGATAGCTGATTCCATCAAGAGCATGGAGATCAGGGGTGCGGGGCTGATCGCCAGGAGCGCGGCGGAGGCGCTGAGGCAACAGGCCGAGGAGTACCGGGGAGAGGACGTGGAGGAGCTGCGGAGGCGCCTCGAGCAGGGGCGTAGGTCGCTGATAGACTCCCGTCCCACCGCCATATCGCTGTGGAACGCGGTCCAGGCCACCCTCCGGGGGGCATCCCGGGCGAGGGACGCGGAGGAGCTAAGGTCCCTGGTGATCTCCAACGCCGAACGGTTCATCGAGCGCTCCGGGAAGGCCGTGGAGACCATCGGGAGAATAGGCTCCCACCGCATCAGGTCAGGGATGACGGTCCTCACCCACTGCAACAGCAAAGCCGCCCTGGGGGTCATCAAGGCGGCGCACGCCCAAGGCAAGGACATAAACGTTTATGCGACGGAGTCCCGCCCCTGGAGGCAGGGGCTGCTGACCGTGAGGGACCTGTCCGAGGCGGGCATCGGCTCCACTCTCATAATCGACAGCGCCGTGCGCTGGATCATGAAGGAGGTGGACGTCGTGGTGGTGGGAGCGGACACCATCTGCTCCAACGGAGCCTTGATCAACAAGATAGGTACCTCCCAGGTGGCGCTGGCGGCGGACGAGGCGAGGGTGCCTTTCATCGTGTGCGCGGAGACCTACAAGTTCTCTCCCAAGACCGTACTGGGAGAGATGGTGGAGATCGAGGAGCGGGATGCCAATGAGATCATCGATCCGCGGCAGCTGCCGGCCGGGGTCAAGGTCAGGAACCCAGTGTTCGATTCCACCCCGGCGGAGCACATAGATTCCATCGTCACGGAGATAGGTCTGATCTCGCCATACGCCGCATACGAGGTCATCGTGAAGGAGCTGGGACAAGAGTCCATATTTGAGGCTAACGAGGAATGA